A window of Rhododendron vialii isolate Sample 1 chromosome 13a, ASM3025357v1 contains these coding sequences:
- the LOC131312556 gene encoding transcription factor TGA2.2-like: protein MMADISPSTSTDGDTDDKNLRFQSDQSQAIVTSDASDKSRDQKTLRRLAQNREAARKSRLRKKAYVQQLESSRMKLTQLEQELQRARQQGIFISSSGEQSQSMSGNGALAFDVEYARWLEEHNRRINELRGAVNSHAGDGELRIIVDGILAHYDDIFRIKGDAAKADVFHILSGMWKTPAERCFLWLGGFRSSELLKLLVNQLEPLTEQQLLGITSLQQSSQQAEDALSQGMEALQQSLAETLAGSLGPSGSSGNVANYMGQMAMAMGKLGTLEGFIRQADNLRQQTLQQLHRILTTRQSARALLAINDYFSRLRALSSLWLARPRE, encoded by the exons ATGATGGCGGACATTAGTCCTAGTACTTCAACGGATGGCGACACCGATGATAAGAATTTGAGG TTTCAAAGTGATCAATCCCAAGCCATTGTGACTTCTGATGCCAGCGACAAATCAAGGGATCAAAAG ACGCTTCGCAGGCTTGCTCAAAATCGCGAAGCTGCAAGAAAGAGCCGTTTAAGGAAAAAA GCTTATGTTCAGCAACTAGAGAGCAGCAGAATGAAGCTTACACAACTTGAACAAGAGCTCCAACGAGCTCGGCAGCAG GGCATCTTCATTTCAAGCTCAGGAGAACAATCTCAATCGATGAGTGGAAATG GAGCCTTGGCATTTGATGTGGAATATGCACGGTGGCTGGAAGAGCACAACCGACGGATAAATGAGCTGAGGGGCGCTGTCAACTCCCATGCGGGTGATGGTGAACTTCGCATCATTGTGGATGGCATCTTGGCTCACTATGATGACATTTTCAGGATAAAAGGGGATGCTGCAAAGGCTGATGTGTTTCATATTTTATCAGGCATGTGGAAAACACCTGCAGAGAGGTGTTTTTTGTGGCTTGGTGGATTCCGTTCATCTGAACTCCTTAAG CTGCTTGTAAATCAGCTGGAGCCATTAACTGAGCAGCAGTTGTTGGGTATCACTAGCTTGCAGCAATCATCCCAACAAGCAGAAGATGCCTTGTCCCAGGGAATGGAGGCATTGCAACAATCATTGGCCGAGACTTTGGCTGGATCTCTTGGCCCTTCGGGTTCATCAGGGAATGTTGCAAACTACATGGGACAAATGGCAATGGCGATGGGAAAGCTAGGAACTCTCGAGGGCTTCATTCGCCAG GCTGACAATCTAAGACAACAAACACTGCAACAACTGCACCGGATATTGACGACCCGCCAATCGGCTCGTGCTTTGCTTGCTATAAATGATTATTTCTCTCGGCTTCGAGCTCTTAGCTCTCTATGGCTTGCTCGTCCACGGGAGTAA